One window of the Allorhizobium ampelinum S4 genome contains the following:
- a CDS encoding beta-ketoacyl-ACP synthase produces MHKTPNDVVITGIGIVSCHGTGKEPHLALLSAGTAAVPPVEVEKFAPYPIHPMPQIDWSTQIAKRGDQRQMENWQRLGVYAAGLALDDAGLKDDVQACATMDMIVAAGGGERDINVDTLIVNEGLKRNDRAQLVNEKLTTELRPTLFLAQLSNLMAGNISIVHKVTGSSRTFMGEEAAGISAIETAFARIRAGQSTHSLVGGAFVADRDDIFLLVEGIQAHTTGPWKPLWQRQSGEGGGMILGTVGAFLVLEQRAYAEARGAHIYAVLDAIEGDRGQRANDGLEKRLSRMAGSVGKDIGADALVLSGASGMHEISAREKTALEKAFPGAAIRGFAGITGHGLEAQFPLGLALAALALDGETIVPAFDPTGEAAMTKPARQAIVTTVGYVRGEGMAHLSAEA; encoded by the coding sequence GCTGCCACGGAACCGGCAAGGAGCCGCATCTTGCGCTTCTGTCTGCGGGAACGGCAGCTGTGCCTCCGGTCGAGGTGGAAAAATTTGCGCCTTACCCCATTCATCCGATGCCGCAGATCGACTGGTCGACCCAGATCGCCAAGCGCGGCGACCAGCGGCAGATGGAAAACTGGCAGCGGCTGGGCGTCTATGCCGCCGGTCTGGCGCTCGACGATGCCGGGCTGAAGGATGATGTGCAGGCCTGCGCCACGATGGACATGATCGTGGCAGCCGGTGGCGGCGAGCGTGACATCAATGTCGATACGCTGATCGTCAATGAAGGCTTGAAGCGCAATGACCGCGCCCAGTTGGTGAATGAAAAGCTGACGACTGAGCTGCGCCCGACCCTGTTTCTGGCCCAGCTCTCCAACCTGATGGCCGGTAATATTTCCATTGTCCACAAGGTTACCGGGTCCTCGCGCACCTTTATGGGCGAAGAGGCGGCCGGAATTTCTGCCATCGAGACCGCGTTTGCGCGCATTCGCGCCGGTCAATCCACCCATTCTCTGGTGGGTGGCGCGTTCGTGGCTGATCGTGATGATATTTTTCTGCTGGTGGAGGGCATTCAGGCCCATACGACCGGCCCCTGGAAGCCACTTTGGCAGCGCCAGTCCGGCGAAGGCGGCGGCATGATTCTCGGCACAGTCGGCGCTTTTCTGGTTCTGGAACAGCGCGCCTATGCCGAGGCACGAGGCGCCCATATCTACGCCGTGCTTGACGCCATCGAGGGCGACCGTGGCCAGCGCGCCAATGACGGGTTGGAAAAGCGTTTGAGCCGCATGGCAGGTTCTGTCGGCAAGGATATTGGCGCAGATGCGCTGGTCCTGTCGGGTGCGAGCGGCATGCATGAGATTTCTGCCCGGGAAAAGACCGCGCTTGAAAAAGCCTTTCCAGGTGCGGCCATTCGCGGTTTCGCTGGCATAACAGGCCACGGGCTGGAAGCGCAGTTTCCGCTGGGGTTGGCGCTGGCGGCGCTGGCGCTTGATGGAGAAACCATTGTCCCGGCTTTCGATCCTACCGGCGAAGCGGCGATGACCAAACCGGCACGCCAGGCCATTGTCACCACGGTGGGTTACGTCCGTGGCGAAGGCATGGCCCATTTGTCGGCTGAGGCGTGA